From Pandoraea vervacti, the proteins below share one genomic window:
- the tnpB gene encoding IS66 family insertion sequence element accessory protein TnpB (TnpB, as the term is used for proteins encoded by IS66 family insertion elements, is considered an accessory protein, since TnpC, encoded by a neighboring gene, is a DDE family transposase.): MIRIDAIWLATEPLDMRAGADTILARVVKVFGSARPHHAYLFANQRSTRMKVLVYDGFGVWLAARRLNKGHFVWANGHSDISETLNLEQLRALVIGLPWQTLAHDHVIAVV; this comes from the coding sequence ATGATCCGCATCGACGCCATTTGGCTTGCGACCGAACCCCTCGATATGCGTGCCGGCGCTGATACCATTCTTGCTCGCGTGGTGAAGGTATTTGGGTCCGCACGGCCACATCATGCATATCTGTTTGCCAATCAGCGCTCGACGCGCATGAAGGTCCTCGTGTACGACGGATTTGGCGTCTGGCTTGCTGCACGACGCTTGAACAAAGGTCATTTCGTTTGGGCCAATGGTCATAGTGATATTTCTGAGACGTTAAATCTCGAGCAACTGCGCGCACTCGTGATCGGGCTGCCCTGGCAGACGTTGGCGCACGACCACGTAATCGCGGTGGTATAG
- the tnpC gene encoding IS66 family transposase codes for MNSPTDLDALNPDQLRALARQLMTQVDEKTRESHYRQTRIDQLTHELSVIKRLQFGKRSEQFTAEQLSLLDEAIDEDLAALEAELNELRSDAPQEKPRKQAKRLPLPPQLPRTDIHHEPTELNCPCGCQRVRIGEDISEKLDYAPGVFTVERHIRGKWACKACETLIQAPVPPHVIDKGIPTNGLLAQVLVAKYGDHLPLYRQERIFARAGLAIPQSTLGGWVGICGVRLQPLVDALREELLRHSVLHADETPVQMLSPGKGKTHRAYLWAYSSTQYAEVRAVVYEFADGRSGEHARAFLGNWRGKLVVDDYSGYKAGFKLGITEIGCMAHARRKFFDLHASKKSQIAEQALKFFVALYDVEREAADLDPEQRRAIREERGRPIAQALHVWMLAQRKLVSEGSAIANALDYNLKRWQALTRYLDDPHVPIDNNQIENLIRPWAIGRANWLFAGSLRAGQRAAAIMSLVRSAQLNGHDPYAYLKDVLTRLPTQRADKIAELLPHNWVPPVP; via the coding sequence ATGAATTCACCCACTGATCTCGATGCCCTGAACCCCGATCAACTGCGCGCGCTCGCGCGGCAGTTGATGACTCAGGTCGACGAGAAGACGCGTGAATCGCACTACCGCCAAACGCGCATTGACCAGCTCACCCACGAGCTCTCGGTCATCAAACGCCTGCAATTCGGCAAACGTAGCGAACAGTTCACTGCCGAGCAGTTGAGCCTGCTCGACGAAGCGATTGACGAAGATTTGGCAGCGCTTGAGGCCGAGTTGAATGAACTTCGTTCGGACGCGCCGCAGGAGAAGCCTCGCAAGCAGGCCAAACGCTTGCCGTTGCCGCCCCAGTTGCCCCGCACCGACATTCATCACGAGCCGACAGAGTTGAACTGCCCCTGTGGCTGCCAGCGCGTGCGTATTGGCGAGGATATCAGCGAGAAGCTCGACTACGCTCCGGGCGTATTCACTGTTGAGCGCCACATCCGTGGGAAGTGGGCATGTAAAGCGTGCGAGACGTTGATCCAGGCGCCGGTGCCACCGCATGTGATCGACAAAGGGATTCCAACGAATGGCTTGCTCGCACAGGTGTTGGTCGCCAAATACGGCGACCACCTTCCTCTGTACCGGCAGGAACGCATCTTCGCCCGCGCGGGCCTGGCAATTCCACAATCGACGCTCGGCGGCTGGGTGGGCATATGTGGTGTGCGTTTGCAGCCCTTGGTAGACGCGCTTCGCGAGGAACTACTGCGCCACAGCGTCCTACATGCAGACGAAACGCCAGTGCAGATGTTGAGCCCCGGCAAAGGGAAGACACATCGCGCCTATTTGTGGGCGTACTCCTCGACCCAGTACGCAGAGGTGCGCGCGGTCGTGTACGAGTTCGCCGACGGTAGGTCTGGCGAACATGCTCGCGCCTTCCTGGGCAATTGGCGTGGCAAGCTAGTCGTCGACGATTACAGCGGTTATAAAGCAGGATTTAAGCTGGGCATCACGGAAATCGGATGCATGGCACACGCACGGAGAAAGTTCTTCGATCTGCATGCAAGCAAGAAGAGTCAGATCGCCGAGCAGGCATTGAAATTCTTCGTGGCGCTTTACGACGTGGAGCGCGAAGCCGCCGACTTAGACCCTGAGCAACGACGAGCGATTCGTGAGGAGCGAGGCCGGCCAATTGCACAGGCGTTGCACGTCTGGATGCTCGCACAGCGCAAACTCGTCTCTGAGGGATCGGCGATCGCCAACGCATTGGACTACAACCTCAAGCGTTGGCAGGCGCTCACGCGCTATCTTGACGATCCCCACGTGCCCATCGATAACAACCAAATCGAAAATCTAATTAGACCCTGGGCAATCGGACGGGCGAACTGGTTATTTGCAGGTTCTCTACGCGCTGGTCAACGAGCTGCGGCCATTATGAGTCTGGTGCGTTCCGCACAGCTCAATGGGCACGACCCATACGCATACTTGAAAGACGTCCTCACGCGGCTGCCGACACAGCGGGCCGATAAGATCGCCGAATTGCTTCCGCATAACTGGGTACCACCTGTCCCCTGA